The Populus nigra chromosome 19, ddPopNigr1.1, whole genome shotgun sequence genome includes a window with the following:
- the LOC133680572 gene encoding probable 1-acyl-sn-glycerol-3-phosphate acyltransferase 5: MEVRGAFSSDGGKSHRELTPLRLIRGVVCLLVLLLTAFMTLVYCGFVSAVLLRLFSIHCSRKVTSFFFGSWLALWPFLFEKINKTKVIFSGEIVPARERVLLIANHRTEVDWMYLWDLALRKGCLGCIRYVLKSSLMKLPVFGWGFHILEFISVERKWEVDESNIHQMLSSFKDPRDPLWLALFPEGTDFTEQKCIRSKKYAAEHGLPILNNVLLPKTKGFYACMEDLRGSLDAVYDVTIGYKPRCPSLLDNVFGVNPSEVHIHVRRIALGEIPTSEKEVSAWLTNAFQLKDQLLSDFYLQGHFPHQVTEGDLSTVMCLVNFVALMMLISTFTFFTIFSSVWFKVYVSLVCCYLSSATYFNVRPKPLL; the protein is encoded by the exons ATGGAAGTTCGAGGAGCTTTTAGTTCAGATGGTGGAAAAAGCCATCGTGAATTGACCCCTCTAAGGCTGATCAGGGGAGTTGTATGTTTATTGGTGCTACTTTTGACAGCATTTATGACCTTGGTTTATTGCGGCTTTGTGAGTGCTGTTCTGTTGCGACTCTTCAGCATACATTGCAGCAGGAAAGTAACATCCTTTTTCTTTGGCTCTTGGTTAGCTCTGTGGCCTTTTCTCTTTGAAAagattaataaaaccaaagtaATTTTTTCTGGCGAGATTGTTCCTGCTAGGGAACGAGTTTTGCTTATTGCAAACCACAGAACTGAGGTTGATTGGATGTACTTGTGGGACCTTGCATTGCGGAAGGGATGTTTGGGATGCATTAGATATGTCCTTAAGAGCAGTTTGATGAAATTACCTGTATTTGGCTGGGGATTCCACATATTGGAGTTCATCTCAGTGGAGAGGAAGTGGGAGGTTGACGAATCAAACATACACCAAATGCTTTCAAGTTTTAAGGATCCCAGGGATCCCCTCTGGCTTGCTCTTTTCCCAGAAGGAACAGATTTCAC TGAGCAGAAGTGTATAAGGAGTAAAAAATACGCAGCTGAGCATGGGTTGCCTATCCTGAACAATGTGCTGCTACCAAAGACAAAAGGGTTTTATGCTTGCATGGAAGATTTGAGGGGTTCATTGGATGCAG TTTATGACGTGACCATTGGCTACAAACCTCGATGCCCATCTTTGTTGGACAATGTCTTCGGGGTGAACCCTTCAGAAGTTCATATTCATGTCAGGCGAATAGCCCTTGGTGAAATCCCAACATCCGAGAAGGAGGTTTCTGCATGGTTGACGAATGCATTCCAACTGAAGGACCAATTACTTTCTGATTTTTATTTGCAAGGCCATTTTCCTCATCAAGTAACTGAAGGGGATCTTTCAACAGTGATGTGTCTTGTAAATTTTGTGGCCTTAATGATGCTGATTAGCACATTTACATTTTTCACTATCTTTTCATCAGTTTGGTTCAAAGTTTATGTATCTTTAGTGTGTTGTTACCTGTCATCTGCAACCTACTTCAATGTTCGTCCGAAGCCACTTCTATAA